The following nucleotide sequence is from Gemmatimonadota bacterium.
AACCGCTTTTGAAAATGATATCGTCCCAGCATCGCCCCGGCAAAATTCAAAATGACAAAATGCGGCCATTGCGCCAGGCCATTCACAAAACCAAAAAACGCCAGAACGGGGACCTTGGCTGCGACCAGTACCAGATAGAGAAGTCCACCAGAAACCAACCCTGTGAGAATGTATTTGGGGACGATAATTTCTCTTAAAAGATCCATACCTACAGTACCCTGTACTTCTTCGGGTGGCAAAGTCGATTTAAGCCATACGGTTTGCATCGTGGCTTCATAGGGCCAAAATAGCTGGACATAAGGATATGTGGAAGATGGGATGGGTCCCAATCGCCAGATAAACTCATAGAACATAAAGCTGCAAATGAAAATCACAAACATCGTAATTACGACCATTTTGAGATAACTGCCGATCTTTGTTTTGGTCAATTCCAGTTGCTTAAACTGCCGCACGGCCAGCCCGTGGTCGTGCAGTGGAATGGGGGCAAACCACACCGCCACCCCCTTATATCCCGACAACAAAATGGCCGCTTCCCGAATATAGGGAATGCTCGCCCCATAAGGGCTTCCCGTGAGACCGATCATCCGGGCACCAATATAAGACGAAACAGGCGTATAAATAAATGCGAAGAAAACCAGCCATCCCCAGTGAAACTCTGGCACGAGCCACTGGCACAACCCAATGGCGGCAAAAGATGCCATGACCCACAACACGAGAGGCCACTTCATCGGCAGATCACCCCGGCCCTCGGGCAAATCCTCCATACTGATGTTTATAGAATGATGTCCTGTTTCCTGTTTCAGCTTGCGCTGCTCCAACAGGGTTTTGCCTATCATATAAAAACCGGTGAGTGCGATCACGATTGAAGTACCGATTCCAAAGCTCAGCCAGAAATCGAACCGATTGGAAATACTCGCGGGGATCGCCGTCATACCAGGCGCCCATCGGCTCAAGACATCTGTGTAAGTATAAAGCAGTGGATTAATCACCAGATTGGCAAGCACAGCACCGATAAATGACCCCACCACCACGTAAAACGGCAGG
It contains:
- a CDS encoding peptide transporter, translating into MATDEPRDTEETKEDLTEYEQIMPEDAPFEDGFGWKTIWATAFVGIVMLPGAIYLGLVTGQSMAGASEWVTIILFLEIAKRSFVRLRTQEILIIYWVAAGLLGIGVKLGSGAHLYGGPFGGLIWDQYLIQSPAAKGLDSYIPNWVTPPLDSPVYAERTFVHPDWILPVLILFLVMIINQAARLSFGYVMFRITSDIEQLPFPLEPVQARGVTALAETSAKAEGWRWRVFSTGTCIGLVWGLLYVVVPTLSGIFLTETVQVLPIPFIDFTAEVKTILPAAVFGIGTDLGHLLYGFVLPFYVVVGSFIGAVLANLVINPLLYTYTDVLSRWAPGMTAIPASISNRFDFWLSFGIGTSIVIALTGFYMIGKTLLEQRKLKQETGHHSINISMEDLPEGRGDLPMKWPLVLWVMASFAAIGLCQWLVPEFHWGWLVFFAFIYTPVSSYIGARMIGLTGSPYGASIPYIREAAILLSGYKGVAVWFAPIPLHDHGLAVRQFKQLELTKTKIGSYLKMVVITMFVIFICSFMFYEFIWRLGPIPSSTYPYVQLFWPYEATMQTVWLKSTLPPEEVQGTVGMDLLREIIVPKYILTGLVSGGLLYLVLVAAKVPVLAFFGFVNGLAQWPHFVILNFAGAMLGRYHFQKRFGESKWKAYAPILVAGYSCGMGLIGMTSIAVALISKAVSQVVF